From a single Penaeus vannamei isolate JL-2024 chromosome 25, ASM4276789v1, whole genome shotgun sequence genomic region:
- the LOC113820954 gene encoding serine/arginine-rich splicing factor 2 produces the protein MSYGHGSPDIKAMTSLKVDNLTYRTTPEDLRRSFEKFGEIGDVYIPRDKFSRESRGFAFVRFYDRRDAEDAMEGMDGRQLDGRELRVQMARYTRLEAPPQRESKSSEKQNERGKGEAAEGEQMDHS, from the exons ATGAGCTATGGTCACGGCTCCCCCGACATCAAGGCGATGACGTCGCTCAAGGTGGACAATCTCACCTATAGAACGACGCCAGAAGACTTGCGGCGTTCCTTCGAGAAATTTGGCGAGATTGGAGACGTGTACATCCCGCGAGACAAGTTTTCTCGTGAAAGCAGAGGCTTTGCCTTTGTTAG GTTTTATGACCGCCGAGATGCAGAAGATGCAATGGAAGGAATGGATGGTCGACAGCTGGATGGCCGAGAGCTGAGGGTGCAGATGGCCCGCTACACCCGCCTGGAAGCCCCTCCCCAACGTGAATCAAAGTCTTCAGAGAAGCAAAATGAGCGTGGAAAGGGCGAGGCAGCGGAGGGAGAGCAAATGGACCATTCTTAG